The DNA segment GCCCTCCGCCAGGCGGGTCGGGCGCCTGAGGGCGTGGACATGACCGTAGTGCTGGCTGGCGACGACGAGATAGCAGAGCTGAACCGCCGCTTTCGGGGGGTAGATAGCGCCACGGACGTGCTTTCCTTCCAGACCGGGGACGAGGACTTGACCGGCGAGCTGGCCTCATACCTGGGCGATGTGATCATCTCCGCCGATCGGGCGCGGGCCCAGGCGGCGGAGGCGGGGCACCCTCTGGAGGAGGAGCTGGCGCTTCTGGTGGCTCACGGGACCCTTCACCTGCTGGGCTACGATCACTTGGAAGAGGCTGAGGAGCGCGAGATGTGGGCGCTGCAGCAGGCAGCGGTGCAGGAGGCGCTTGATGCCCGAGCGTGAGCGACCCTCACTTGTTGTTAGCTTCGTCTGTGCTGGGCGAGGGATGTCTTCGGCGCTGGCGAGCCAGCGCAACCTGCGCATCCAAGCTGTCATCGGGGCGGTGGTGGTGATCGCCGGGCTGATTCTGAACTTGAGGGCGCTGGAATGGGCAGCGGTAGTGCTGAGCATGTCCGGCGTGTTCACGGCTGAGCTGATCAACACGGCAGTGGAGAGGGCGGTGGACCTGGCCTGCCCCCGCTACGACGATGGCGCTCGCCTGGCGAAGGATGCCTCGGCTGCGGCAGCGCTGGTGGCTGCCCTCAGTTCGGTGGTGGTGGGGCTGTTGGTGTTCGTGCCCCGTCTTGCGGCGACCCTAAGCAGATAGTGGTAGTCTTGCTGGACGTGGAGAAGGCTGCCGTAAGGGCAGCCGGTAGTCGGGCTCGCGCCCGAACCTATCCGTCGTGATTGGCTGATGAGGAGACTAATGTCGGACGCGCTTAGTTATGATCTGGCTTACTCGAGTGCCTGTTTCCCACCCGAGTCGCGGGAACAGGAGATGCTCCGAGCCCCGGAGCTAGGGGTCAACAGGTGCGAGATCGCGCTCAGACTGGAGGACTTGAACGGCACCGGCCGGTGGCCAGCACTGCTCGACCGGACCGGGCTCGTCTGCTGGTCGGTTCACACGCCCTTTGGCGCCTCAGTGGACTTGTCGGCGCTGGAGCGCCGGACAGAAGCGGTGGGCGTGGTGCTGGAGTCGGTCGACCTGGCAGCCTCCCTAGGAGCCGGGATGGTGGTAGTGCACGGGGGTGCCGAACCCATTCCCGCTGACTTGCGTTGTCAGCGGCTGCGCGCTGCTCGGGAGAGTCTGCGATCGGTGGCGGAGCGCTGCGAGATCCTTGGCTTGCGGATGGCGCTGGAGTACCTGCCCCGCACCTGTCCGGGAAACAGCGTGGCCGAGCTGGAGTACCTGCTCTCGGGCATCAGTCCCGATGTGGCCGGCATCTGTCTCGACCTGAACCACGCCAACCTGCGGCAGGACTTGACCAGCCGCATCCTAGCTCTGTCCGGCCGCATCATCACCGTCCATGTCTCCGACAACGACGGGCTGGACGAGAGGCATTGGCTGCCCGGGCAGGGCGTGATCGAGTGGGAGGCAGCCTTGAGGGCCCTGGTACAGGCTGGCTATCGAGGCCCGTTCATGTACGAGGCCTCCCGCGATCGGAGCGGCGGAGCGGTCAGCTCTGAGGTTCTGTTCCGCAACTATGAACGGCGGATCCGCCCCCTGCTGGATCAAGGAGTAACCGGTGCCTAGATACGAGATCGCCGTCATCGCCGGAGATGGCATCGGACGGGAGGTCATCCCGGCCGGCATGGATGTCCTGGACGTGGCCGCGGACGTCGTGGGCAACTGCGAGCTCAAGTGGCAGCGTTTCGATTGGGGCTGCGACTACTACCTGCGGACGGGCCGGATGATGCCTGATTCTGGACTGACCACGCTGGCTCAGTTCGATGCCATTTACCTGGGCGCCATCGGCACCCCGGGAGTGCCGGACCACGTCTCCCTCTGGGGGCTGCTGTTGCCCATTCGCCAGCACTTCCAGCAGTACGTGAACCTGCGCCCGGTGCGGCTCCTACCCGGGATACCGGGTCCGCTGCGGAACAAGGGCAGCGACGACATCAACTTCGTCTGCGTGCGGGAGAACACCGAGGGGGAGTACAGCGGGGCCGGTGGCCGAGTTCATCGAGGGCACCCAGAAGAGGTCGTGGTTCAGACGGCCATCTTCACCCGCAAGGGCACCGAGAGGATCATACGCTACACCTTCGAATACGCCCGCCGGCATGGTCGCTCCCGGGTGGCCAGCGCCACTAAGAGCAATGCCATCAACCACAGCATGGTCTTCTGGGATGAGGTGTTCGAGCAGGTGGCCTCGGAGTACCCTGATATCACTGCCGAAAGGTACCACGTGGACGCCCTAGCGGCTCGGTTTATCACCCATCCGGAGAGCCTGGACGTCGTGGTGGGCAGCAACCTGTTCGGGGACATCCTCACCGACCTGGGTGGGGCGTTGCAGGGTAGCCTGGGGGTGCCGGCAAGCGCCAACCTCAACCCCGAGGGTCGCTACCCGTCCATGTTCGAGCCCGTCCACGGCTCCGCGCCCGACATCGCCGGGAAGGGCATCGCCAACCCCATAGCCTCCATCTGGGCGGGGGCCATGATGCTCGAGCACCTGGGTCAGCGCGACGCGTCCGACCTGGTCATGCGCGCCCTGGAGCGGGCCACGGCGGAGGGCCGGACGCTCACGCCCGACCTGGGCGGGCAGAGCACTACCGAGGAGTTCACCAGAACCGTGATCGGGAATCTTCGCAGTTTGTAGGGAGGTCTGGTCATGCCTTACGGTTACACGGGCAAGCTCTTGAGAGTCAATCTGACCGAGCGCCGGGTGCAGGTGGAGGAGCGGGACGAGGTCTACTACCGGCGCTACTTCGGCGGCTGGGGCATCATCCTGGAAACGCTGTTGCGGGAGATGCCACCTGGGGTAGACCCCCTCGGTCCCGAGAACATACTGGTCTTCGCTACGGGCGTGGTGTCGGGAGTGCCGCTCTCGGGCTCGGCTCGTAACGCCGTGGGGGCCAAGTCCCCCCTGACGGGCGGCTTCGGAGTGGGGGAGGTGGGCGGCTTCTGGGGCTCCGAGCTCAAGCGGGCAGGGTATGATGCTATCATCGTGGAGGGCCAGGCCTCTGAGCCGGTGTACCTGGCCATCAACGACGATGCGGCCGAGCTGCGGGACGCCGGCCACCTGTGGGGCCTGAGCACCAAAGAGACTATGGAGAGGGTCCGGGAGGAGATGAGAGAGCCTCGGGCCCGGTTTGCCGGCATCGGTCCAGGCGGCGAGAACCTGGTGCGCTACGCCTGCATCATCAACGATCTTAAGGACGCCGCTGGGCGTTGCGGCCTGGGGGCGGTGATGGGTTCCAAGCGCCTGAAGTGCATCGCCGTGCGCGGCACTCAGGACATCCCGGTCGCCGACGCGGACAAGGTTCGGGAGCTGGCTCGGTTCATGGCCCGTGGGGTGGCCGAAGGAGAGCTGGCGGTCAACATGCACAAGTATGGCACTGGCGTGGACATGGCCGCCGGCGAGCTGTCCGGCAACTTGCCCGTCCGCAACTGGCAAGGCACGCGCTTCCCACAGGCCAAAGACATATCGGCGGAGACGCTGGCC comes from the Anaerolineae bacterium genome and includes:
- a CDS encoding tartrate dehydrogenase; the encoded protein is MPRYEIAVIAGDGIGREVIPAGMDVLDVAADVVGNCELKWQRFDWGCDYYLRTGRMMPDSGLTTLAQFDAIYLGAIGTPGVPDHVSLWGLLLPIRQHFQQYVNLRPVRLLPGIPGPLRNKGSDDINFVCVRENTEGEYSGAGGRVHRGHPEEVVVQTAIFTRKGTERIIRYTFEYARRHGRSRVASATKSNAINHSMVFWDEVFEQVASEYPDITAERYHVDALAARFITHPESLDVVVGSNLFGDILTDLGGALQGSLGVPASANLNPEGRYPSMFEPVHGSAPDIAGKGIANPIASIWAGAMMLEHLGQRDASDLVMRALERATAEGRTLTPDLGGQSTTEEFTRTVIGNLRSL
- a CDS encoding diacylglycerol kinase family protein; protein product: MPERERPSLVVSFVCAGRGMSSALASQRNLRIQAVIGAVVVIAGLILNLRALEWAAVVLSMSGVFTAELINTAVERAVDLACPRYDDGARLAKDASAAAALVAALSSVVVGLLVFVPRLAATLSR
- the ybeY gene encoding rRNA maturation RNase YbeY, which produces MIEVHSRPEANVPGAEKVVVRAAEAALRQAGRAPEGVDMTVVLAGDDEIAELNRRFRGVDSATDVLSFQTGDEDLTGELASYLGDVIISADRARAQAAEAGHPLEEELALLVAHGTLHLLGYDHLEEAEEREMWALQQAAVQEALDARA
- a CDS encoding sugar phosphate isomerase/epimerase; this translates as MSDALSYDLAYSSACFPPESREQEMLRAPELGVNRCEIALRLEDLNGTGRWPALLDRTGLVCWSVHTPFGASVDLSALERRTEAVGVVLESVDLAASLGAGMVVVHGGAEPIPADLRCQRLRAARESLRSVAERCEILGLRMALEYLPRTCPGNSVAELEYLLSGISPDVAGICLDLNHANLRQDLTSRILALSGRIITVHVSDNDGLDERHWLPGQGVIEWEAALRALVQAGYRGPFMYEASRDRSGGAVSSEVLFRNYERRIRPLLDQGVTGA